In one Phoenix dactylifera cultivar Barhee BC4 unplaced genomic scaffold, palm_55x_up_171113_PBpolish2nd_filt_p 000674F, whole genome shotgun sequence genomic region, the following are encoded:
- the LOC120106884 gene encoding putative ATP synthase protein YMF19 — translation MPQLDKFTYFTQLFWSCLILFTFYIPICNDGDGVLGISRILKLRNQLLSHRGNKIGSNDPKTLEDISRKGFRTGVSYMYSSLFEVSQWCKTVDYLGKRRKITLISCFGEISGSRGMERNILYLISKSSYNTSSSRITCRNDIMLIHVPHGQGSIVF, via the coding sequence atgccTCAActtgataaattcacatattttaCACAATTATTCTGGTCATGCCTTATCCTCTTTACTTTTTATATTCCTATATGCAATGATGGAGATGGAGTACTTGGAATCAGCAGAATTCTCAAACTACGGAACCAACTGCTTTCGCACCGAGGGAACAAGATCGGGAGCAACGATCCTAAGACTTTGGAAGATATCTCGAGAAAAGGTTTTCGCACCGGTGTTTCCTATATGTACTCCAGTTTATTCGAAGTATCCCAATGGTGTAAGACCGTCGACTATTTgggaaaaaggaggaaaatcACTTTGATCTCTTGTTTCGGAGAAATAAGTGGCTCACGAGGAATGGAAAGAAACATTCTCTATTTGATCTCGAAGTCCTCATATAACACTTCTTCCAGTCGGATCACTTGTAGGAATGACATAATGCTCATCCATGTTCCACACGGCCAAGGAAGCATCGTTTTTTAA